In one window of Frigoriglobus tundricola DNA:
- a CDS encoding glycosyltransferase, with translation MHLALVCPSMHGHLNPMTTLGRELARRGHRVSLVGSPDARAKADACGFDLLPVGVPEHESGRSAAGLARLAELKGIAALKLTGQLLREVTAIGLRDIPGAIARAGIDACVVDQVSPEGAAVAEVANRPFVVACNALAMHQEPSVPPPVLGWKHRTGWAARLRNRLGNRILELAVAPLARVVNQYRTAHGLPRYRMSDRALVGLAQVAQQPAFFDFPRTQLPAHFHYTGPWHGPQRDTETAAFPWEELTDRPLVYASLGTVQNRLHGVFAAILAGCAPLDVQVVVSLGRPDGVWAGAVPANALVVPFAPQLTLLKRASVLITHAGMNTALEGLAHGVPMVCVPVTNDQPGVAQRVEWLGAGEILKPQRVAAERVRAAVTRLLNDERYRTTARRLRDQMAAAPGVGRAADIVEEAFRTGRHVLRGAGAVTLVRAE, from the coding sequence TTGCACCTCGCACTGGTGTGCCCGTCGATGCACGGGCACCTGAACCCCATGACCACGCTCGGCCGGGAACTCGCCCGGCGCGGGCACCGCGTGTCGCTCGTCGGTTCGCCGGACGCACGGGCCAAGGCCGATGCGTGCGGGTTCGACCTGTTGCCGGTGGGGGTCCCGGAGCACGAATCGGGTCGGTCCGCGGCCGGGCTGGCGCGGTTGGCGGAACTGAAGGGCATCGCCGCACTGAAGCTGACGGGGCAACTGTTACGTGAGGTGACGGCGATCGGTCTGCGCGACATCCCGGGGGCCATCGCCCGCGCCGGCATCGACGCCTGCGTGGTGGACCAGGTTTCGCCCGAGGGCGCGGCGGTCGCGGAGGTCGCGAACCGCCCGTTCGTGGTGGCCTGCAACGCCCTGGCCATGCACCAGGAGCCGAGCGTCCCGCCGCCGGTCCTCGGTTGGAAGCACCGGACCGGCTGGGCGGCCCGGCTCCGCAACCGGCTGGGCAACCGGATTCTGGAACTCGCCGTCGCTCCGCTCGCACGGGTGGTGAACCAGTACCGGACGGCACACGGGCTCCCGCGGTATCGGATGAGTGACAGGGCACTTGTCGGGCTGGCGCAGGTCGCGCAGCAACCGGCGTTCTTCGACTTCCCCCGCACGCAACTGCCCGCCCACTTCCATTACACCGGCCCCTGGCACGGCCCGCAACGGGACACCGAAACCGCCGCGTTCCCCTGGGAGGAGCTGACGGACCGGCCCCTGGTGTACGCTTCGCTCGGGACCGTTCAGAACCGGTTGCACGGCGTCTTCGCCGCGATCCTCGCCGGGTGCGCGCCGCTCGATGTTCAGGTCGTCGTGTCGCTCGGCCGCCCGGACGGGGTCTGGGCCGGGGCCGTCCCGGCCAACGCCCTCGTGGTCCCGTTCGCCCCGCAACTGACCCTCCTGAAGCGGGCCAGCGTCCTCATCACCCATGCGGGGATGAACACCGCCCTGGAGGGGTTGGCCCACGGGGTACCAATGGTGTGCGTCCCGGTGACGAACGACCAGCCGGGCGTGGCGCAACGGGTGGAGTGGCTCGGGGCCGGTGAGATTCTGAAGCCCCAGCGGGTGGCCGCGGAGCGGGTGCGCGCCGCCGTGACCCGGTTGTTGAACGACGAACGGTACCGCACAACGGCCCGGCGCCTCCGCGATCAAATGGCCGCCGCGCCGGGGGTCGGTCGGGCCGCGGACATCGTGGAGGAAGCGTTCCGAACCGGGCGTCACGTCTTGCGCGGGGCCGGCGCCGTAACGCTGGTACGGGCGGAATGA
- a CDS encoding RNA polymerase sigma factor — MNAPPDTAGPTDATLLARFRAGDAAALDPLFARYEEPVFRFLFGVLRDHHAAEDALQETFVLALRKADAVTPETFRGWLFTVAYRQAMLLKRKAKRLPAQADDLALVGLVGDEPADARAGVTDDARQVRALLDLLPAPQRAVIAARVFDGLTFREVAAVLGCPLNTALARMHDGLRKLRELWEARHA; from the coding sequence ATGAACGCACCCCCCGACACGGCCGGTCCGACGGACGCGACCCTGCTCGCCCGGTTCCGGGCCGGCGACGCGGCCGCGCTCGATCCGCTGTTCGCCCGGTACGAGGAGCCGGTGTTCCGCTTCCTCTTCGGCGTCCTCCGCGATCACCACGCGGCCGAAGACGCGCTCCAGGAAACGTTCGTCCTGGCGCTCCGGAAAGCCGACGCGGTCACCCCGGAGACGTTCCGCGGCTGGCTGTTCACCGTCGCGTACCGGCAGGCGATGCTCCTCAAGCGCAAGGCGAAGCGGTTGCCCGCGCAGGCCGACGATCTCGCGCTCGTGGGGCTGGTCGGTGACGAACCGGCCGACGCCCGCGCCGGGGTGACCGACGACGCGCGACAGGTGCGCGCCCTGCTCGACCTGTTGCCCGCGCCCCAGCGCGCCGTGATCGCGGCCCGCGTCTTCGACGGGCTGACGTTCCGCGAGGTGGCGGCGGTGCTCGGGTGCCCGCTCAACACCGCTCTGGCCCGCATGCACGACGGCCTGAGAAAGCTCCGCGAACTGTGGGAGGCCCGCCATGCCTGA
- a CDS encoding class I SAM-dependent methyltransferase, giving the protein MKHVTELFATVAHRVKPPVLIALGPPWPVANLVKALALPETEVTCAQLDLHQADRVRETLAEVGTAAEVVAVPDIWDLPPRFNTVIFPASAHADRELKLDVVEQGYHVLAPGGLFLTLSEYEKDSQFGKLQKKIFGKCGETPSREEGMAFFSTKTDSSEKRRRHEVIYHAKIGEGASMEFVSRPGTFSYGRFDSGSRAMLEVAEIGEGAGVLDLGCGNGSVGCLASAMAGPKGRVTFIDSNLRAVALAELNAKANNVTNTRFVTATRLQGLEEGAFDVILANPPYYAKSEITRLFVEGARDLLRPGGRYYIVTKMPTAVMPLIFETFGDCSVIENRGYAVVISGV; this is encoded by the coding sequence ATGAAACACGTCACAGAACTCTTCGCCACGGTTGCGCACCGCGTCAAACCGCCGGTTCTCATCGCCCTCGGCCCGCCGTGGCCGGTCGCGAACCTCGTGAAGGCGCTCGCGCTGCCCGAGACCGAGGTCACCTGCGCTCAGCTCGACCTGCACCAGGCCGACCGCGTCCGCGAGACGCTCGCGGAGGTCGGGACCGCCGCCGAGGTGGTCGCGGTCCCCGACATCTGGGACCTGCCCCCGCGGTTCAACACCGTGATCTTTCCCGCGTCCGCGCACGCCGACCGCGAGTTGAAGCTCGACGTGGTCGAGCAGGGGTACCACGTCCTCGCGCCCGGCGGCCTGTTCCTCACGCTCTCCGAGTACGAGAAGGACAGCCAGTTCGGCAAGCTCCAGAAGAAGATCTTCGGCAAGTGCGGCGAGACGCCGTCGCGCGAGGAGGGGATGGCGTTCTTCAGCACGAAAACGGATTCGTCCGAAAAAAGGCGGCGGCACGAAGTGATTTACCACGCGAAGATCGGCGAGGGGGCGTCGATGGAGTTCGTGTCGCGGCCGGGCACGTTCAGTTACGGCCGGTTCGACAGCGGCTCGCGGGCGATGCTCGAAGTGGCGGAGATCGGCGAGGGCGCCGGCGTCCTCGATCTGGGGTGCGGGAACGGGTCGGTGGGGTGCCTCGCGTCCGCGATGGCCGGACCGAAGGGCCGCGTCACGTTCATCGACAGCAACCTGCGGGCGGTGGCGCTGGCCGAACTGAACGCGAAGGCGAACAACGTCACCAACACGCGGTTCGTGACCGCCACGCGGCTGCAAGGGCTGGAAGAGGGCGCGTTCGACGTGATCCTGGCGAACCCGCCGTATTATGCGAAGTCGGAAATTACGCGGCTGTTCGTGGAAGGCGCCCGCGACCTCCTGCGGCCCGGCGGCCGGTACTACATCGTGACGAAGATGCCGACCGCCGTGATGCCGCTCATTTTCGAAACGTTCGGCGACTGCTCGGTGATCGAAAACCGCGGCTACGCCGTGGTCATCTCGGGTGTGTAA
- the trpA gene encoding tryptophan synthase subunit alpha → MNPIDSLFQRLRAAKRAAFMPFVTAGDPDLAFTRELLPAVAGAGADLFEIGVPFSDPIADGPVIQASYTRALEKHLKLADVFAALRDVSTRPGWHTPVVTMASYSLMYRKGPAAFIDAAKAAGVSGAVVPDMPVEEAEELSKLAADHDFKLILLVTPTTSPQRAEKVVKACGGFVYVVSVVGITGAREALPAALREQISRLRTMTDLPLCVGFGVSKPEQVRDLKDIADGVIVGSAVVKKLEAAATDRAKALADVTQLVKELRAALG, encoded by the coding sequence ATGAACCCGATCGACTCCCTCTTCCAGCGACTCCGCGCCGCCAAGCGCGCGGCCTTCATGCCGTTCGTCACCGCCGGCGACCCGGACCTCGCGTTCACCCGCGAGCTGCTCCCGGCCGTGGCGGGGGCCGGTGCCGACCTGTTCGAGATCGGCGTGCCGTTCTCCGACCCGATCGCCGACGGGCCGGTCATCCAGGCGTCGTACACCCGCGCGCTTGAGAAACACCTAAAACTCGCGGACGTGTTCGCCGCCCTGCGGGACGTGAGCACGCGGCCGGGCTGGCACACGCCGGTCGTGACGATGGCGTCGTACTCGCTCATGTACCGCAAGGGGCCGGCCGCGTTCATCGACGCGGCGAAGGCCGCCGGCGTGAGCGGGGCCGTGGTCCCCGACATGCCAGTGGAGGAAGCCGAGGAGCTGTCGAAGCTCGCGGCGGACCACGACTTCAAGCTGATCCTGCTCGTCACACCGACCACGTCGCCCCAGCGCGCGGAGAAGGTGGTGAAGGCGTGCGGCGGGTTCGTGTACGTGGTGAGCGTGGTCGGCATCACCGGCGCGCGCGAGGCGCTGCCCGCCGCGCTGCGCGAGCAGATCAGCCGACTGCGGACCATGACCGACCTGCCGCTGTGCGTCGGGTTCGGGGTGAGCAAACCGGAACAGGTCCGCGACCTGAAGGACATCGCCGACGGGGTGATCGTGGGAAGCGCGGTGGTGAAGAAGCTCGAGGCCGCCGCGACGGACCGCGCGAAGGCGCTCGCGGACGTGACGCAATTGGTGAAGGAGCTTCGCGCGGCGCTGGGATGA
- a CDS encoding RNA polymerase sigma factor, translated as MNRVLNRLCDQLTDVRSVPDRPLLDRFLTDRDEAAFAELVRRYGPLVWGACRRWLANVQDAEDAFQAAFLVLVRRAGCLSGDAPIGPWLYQVAVMTARNLTRGNRRRGAITGPMEYEVPAPGAVPSAERLDLDAALLALPERDRRAVILCHVLGLTRREAAERLGCPEGTLSARLNRALRRLRTRLGGSAPAVLTAATIAVPAGLTAATVRSATIYSTSILASVGVSPAVVRLTDGVLRMFWMKKAMTAAVAAVLVVGAGVLALGTAGRSENTARATEPPAAVALPAAEEPDTLKRLELQLADLEKQKRLLDATLDGLKVEKQKLEAAQKAREAVAEAAELGKRIAVAVGPNNSPSPYLVREVVNGRVGEMTCSSLDLLTTYLTRAHRDPKGPKELRISAYKDCPTDQLRSVFAACAAAGYGKAAFSHTAKPFFAHLSYEPRFTVLREEVVIDPTPAEALPKPGEIDLTKYAPKKP; from the coding sequence ATGAACCGGGTTCTGAACCGCCTCTGTGACCAACTCACCGACGTCCGCAGTGTTCCCGACCGGCCCCTGCTGGATCGGTTCCTGACCGACCGTGACGAGGCCGCGTTCGCCGAACTCGTCCGCCGGTACGGTCCGCTGGTCTGGGGCGCGTGCCGGCGGTGGCTCGCGAACGTGCAGGACGCGGAGGACGCGTTCCAAGCCGCGTTCCTCGTTCTCGTGCGGCGTGCCGGCTGCTTAAGCGGCGACGCGCCGATCGGCCCGTGGCTGTACCAGGTCGCGGTGATGACGGCCCGCAACCTGACCCGCGGGAACCGCCGCCGGGGGGCGATTACCGGACCGATGGAGTACGAGGTTCCCGCGCCGGGGGCGGTGCCATCTGCCGAGCGCCTGGATCTCGATGCCGCCCTCCTCGCTCTGCCCGAGCGCGACCGCCGGGCGGTCATTCTGTGCCACGTTCTTGGGCTGACACGCCGCGAGGCGGCCGAACGGCTCGGCTGCCCGGAGGGCACGCTGTCCGCGCGGCTCAACCGCGCACTTCGTCGGCTCCGGACGCGGCTCGGTGGCAGCGCACCGGCGGTGTTGACCGCTGCCACGATTGCGGTTCCGGCCGGACTGACTGCGGCTACGGTGCGTTCAGCGACAATCTATTCGACTTCGATTCTGGCCTCGGTCGGCGTGTCGCCGGCGGTGGTCCGGTTAACCGATGGAGTGCTTCGCATGTTCTGGATGAAGAAGGCGATGACGGCCGCCGTGGCGGCGGTGCTCGTGGTCGGCGCGGGCGTGCTGGCGCTCGGCACGGCGGGTCGCTCCGAGAACACCGCCCGTGCGACCGAGCCACCGGCAGCGGTGGCACTGCCAGCGGCCGAAGAGCCGGACACGTTGAAGCGGCTCGAACTCCAGTTGGCCGATCTCGAGAAGCAAAAGCGACTGCTCGACGCGACTCTCGACGGTCTGAAGGTAGAGAAGCAGAAACTCGAAGCCGCGCAGAAGGCGCGGGAGGCCGTGGCCGAGGCGGCCGAACTGGGCAAGCGCATCGCGGTGGCGGTCGGCCCGAACAACTCACCGAGCCCGTACCTCGTTCGCGAGGTGGTGAACGGTCGCGTCGGCGAGATGACGTGTTCGAGCCTGGACCTGCTCACGACGTACCTGACACGAGCGCACCGCGACCCGAAAGGGCCGAAGGAACTCCGCATCTCGGCGTACAAAGATTGCCCAACGGACCAGCTCCGGAGTGTGTTCGCGGCGTGCGCGGCGGCCGGGTACGGTAAGGCCGCGTTCAGCCACACCGCGAAACCGTTTTTCGCTCACCTCAGCTACGAACCACGCTTTACCGTCTTGAGGGAGGAAGTCGTCATTGATCCCACACCGGCCGAGGCACTCCCCAAACCGGGCGAGATCGATCTGACGAAGTACGCCCCGAAGAAGCCGTGA
- a CDS encoding DMT family transporter, whose amino-acid sequence MQTTIFFALLAMGAGACIALQASANGNFRRNIGDNPLFAAFLSICGTILTAVTAMLVLRPPVPSAAVLRETPWWNWIGGPLGALIVLAGATLTPRLGAALFIALVVGGQLLCSLLLDHFAIMGLSEQPITAGRVLGAALVVVGVLCIKYL is encoded by the coding sequence ATGCAAACCACGATCTTCTTCGCGCTGCTGGCGATGGGCGCCGGCGCGTGTATCGCGCTTCAAGCGTCGGCCAACGGCAACTTCCGCCGGAACATCGGCGACAACCCGCTGTTCGCCGCGTTCCTCTCCATTTGCGGGACGATCCTCACGGCCGTGACCGCGATGCTGGTCCTCCGGCCGCCGGTTCCGAGCGCGGCCGTGCTCCGCGAGACGCCGTGGTGGAACTGGATCGGTGGGCCGCTCGGCGCGCTCATCGTACTCGCCGGCGCGACGCTCACCCCGCGGCTGGGCGCGGCCCTGTTCATCGCGCTGGTCGTCGGCGGGCAGTTGCTCTGCTCGCTCCTGCTCGACCACTTCGCGATCATGGGCCTGAGTGAGCAGCCGATCACCGCCGGCCGCGTACTCGGCGCGGCGCTGGTGGTGGTCGGCGTGCTGTGCATCAAGTACTTGTGA
- a CDS encoding GNAT family N-acetyltransferase — MPAFTIRPATANDLDAVRAIFNYYVTHSTCTFQIAPETAEERLAWFRGRTECHPVTVAEAGGEIIGWAALSPWKSRCAYAGSAEASVYVHHAHHRRGVGKALLLDLITRARAAGLHTIIGGTTTDQSASLALQLALGFESVGTFREVGYKFDRWLDVTYTQLMLTGAPVPACPSRTA, encoded by the coding sequence GTGCCCGCGTTCACCATCCGACCCGCAACCGCGAACGACCTGGACGCCGTCCGGGCCATCTTCAACTACTACGTGACTCACTCGACCTGCACGTTCCAGATCGCCCCCGAAACGGCAGAGGAGCGGCTGGCGTGGTTCCGCGGTCGTACCGAGTGCCACCCGGTCACGGTCGCGGAAGCGGGCGGCGAGATCATCGGATGGGCGGCGCTGTCGCCGTGGAAGTCGCGGTGCGCGTACGCCGGCTCCGCCGAGGCGTCGGTGTACGTTCACCACGCGCATCACCGCCGCGGGGTCGGGAAGGCGCTTCTACTCGACCTGATCACACGGGCACGGGCGGCCGGGCTGCACACGATCATCGGCGGCACCACCACTGATCAGTCCGCGAGCCTCGCGCTCCAACTCGCGCTCGGGTTCGAGTCGGTGGGCACGTTCCGAGAGGTGGGCTACAAGTTCGACCGCTGGCTCGACGTGACGTACACGCAGTTGATGCTGACCGGTGCGCCCGTTCCGGCGTGCCCGAGCAGGACGGCGTAA
- a CDS encoding aldo/keto reductase produces MSIPTRPLGKTGVNVPIICLGGWHIGQPAIGDAEAERIMHAAIDEGVTFFDNAWDYHEGRSEEIMGKALATGGRRQKIFLMTKNCGRDAEHSRQHLEDSLRRLQTDVIDLWQFHEINYDNDPEWVVERGALAVALEAQKAGKVRFIGFTGHKSPHIFLNMLGRHTNWDTCQLPVNVCDYFYRSSIHEVIPELKKKNVAAIGMKSLGGGNLEMGGRIAAGGAATADECIRFALSQEIASLVVGVDSMKVLMQDVAIARDFKPMPKDEADALLARIKPVATDGRFEWSKSTQNYDGPYHRRQHGFAE; encoded by the coding sequence ATGTCGATCCCGACCCGTCCCCTCGGCAAGACCGGCGTCAACGTCCCCATCATCTGCCTCGGCGGGTGGCACATCGGCCAGCCGGCCATTGGCGACGCCGAAGCCGAACGCATCATGCACGCCGCCATCGATGAGGGCGTCACGTTCTTCGACAACGCCTGGGATTATCACGAAGGGCGGTCCGAAGAGATCATGGGGAAGGCACTCGCCACCGGCGGGCGGCGGCAGAAGATCTTCCTCATGACCAAGAACTGCGGGCGCGACGCCGAGCACTCCCGCCAGCACCTGGAAGACAGCCTCCGCAGGCTCCAGACCGACGTCATCGACCTGTGGCAGTTCCACGAGATCAACTACGACAACGACCCCGAATGGGTCGTCGAGCGCGGCGCCCTGGCGGTCGCCCTGGAGGCCCAGAAGGCCGGTAAGGTGCGGTTCATCGGCTTCACCGGGCACAAGTCGCCCCACATCTTCCTGAACATGCTCGGCAGGCACACCAACTGGGACACCTGCCAGCTCCCCGTGAACGTGTGCGACTACTTCTATCGCAGCAGCATTCACGAGGTGATCCCCGAACTGAAGAAGAAGAACGTCGCGGCCATCGGCATGAAGAGCCTCGGCGGCGGGAACCTCGAAATGGGCGGGCGGATCGCCGCCGGCGGCGCCGCCACCGCCGACGAGTGCATCCGATTCGCGCTCTCGCAGGAGATCGCGTCGCTGGTGGTCGGCGTCGATTCGATGAAAGTGCTGATGCAGGACGTGGCCATCGCCCGCGACTTCAAGCCGATGCCCAAGGACGAGGCCGACGCGCTCCTCGCCCGCATCAAGCCCGTCGCGACCGATGGCCGGTTCGAGTGGTCGAAGTCTACGCAAAACTACGACGGCCCGTACCACCGCCGCCAGCACGGCTTCGCGGAGTGA